DNA from Homo sapiens chromosome 1, GRCh38.p14 Primary Assembly:
gctattacaaacagtTCATCAGCAAACACTCTTGCATGTCTCCTGGAGCAAGTGTGTGACTTTTTCAACGCTCCACGCCTAGGAGCATAGTTGTAGGATCTTAGTGTCTGCACATCTTCGTGGTTATTTGATGTTATTAAGATGCTCTCCATTGTGGTGATACCAGTTTACTTTATTTTTAGGTCTTTGTGTACGTTATTTTATATCTTCCTAACAACTCCACAAAATAGGAATTactttcattttagagatgaggaaactaaagctcaaagaaaggaaatgatttaTATAAGGTCACAGAGCACAGCCAGTATTTGACTCCAAAGCCAATACCCTTGCTATTCACTATACATCATATTATAGTGCTCTCATGATACCAGAGTTTGGAAGAGCAGTCCTTATTGCCAAAGCCAGAGAGAGGCCAAGGAGATGAGGTCTAAATAGTGGGCACAGGTCTGAGAGCACAGAAGTCATGGGGGTCTTTGCTGAATGGAGTGCAGGTGGGCAGAGCCAGGCTCAGGGAGTAAAGAGGTGAGGAGGTAAAGACAGCCTGGCAAAGAGCAGGATTCAGGATTGGCAATGTGAGAGGGAGGAAGTGAGGGAAAGGTGATGTCAGATAATGAGGCACGTGGTGAGCTCTTCAGTTGCTGGGTGTCTCCTCATTTGTTTCCTGGTATCTGCTGGGTGGGAGCACAGAGATAAGTACAAGGTGGTCTCTAGCTCTGAGCAGGTACTCCCATTCCAGGGAGACTGCGTGCGCCAGCTTCCAGGGAAGGCCCTGGCCTGGGAATGCATGTCCTGGGGCCTGACTACAGAGCCTCAGAAAACCAGATGAGCCTCCCAGAAGCCTGGGAGAGAAGCTGCGTGCCAGTGTTAGGGACGGGCTCCCGGCAGTGATATGCCTGTCTGTTTCCTGCCATCACCTCCTTTCTCAGGAAGAAAGTCAGGGCAGTGGCCCAATACATCCTTGTGTCCAGAGCTCTCTCCACTTCCACTTTCACTCTAGCCCCTAGGGACTTGTGTCTTCCAGTAGGATTATCAGTAAACATTTTATAGAAAGGTAAGTGACCCTGTAACAGAAACCTCTCTCCTCTGTCTGCAGACAATCTGATCAAAGCCATCTTGTCAGTCACCAAAGAGTACCGCCTGACCCCTGCCTTGGACAGGTGAGCCACACACTGTGCAGCCTCCTACCCACCGCTGCCTGGTGGTGTGCAGAGGTGTTGAGGCCCAGCTGGCCTTCCCTGGACATGGGCAGTTTCTCCAGCACatccacacatgcacatacagtACACACACAGGGTGGGTGGAGCAGGTAAGTGGAACCACTCCACCTGACTTGCACCCCCACGGGCTGTCAGCACTTGGCAGGACATCCCAGTCCTCAGATACCAGAGGTTTGAGGGTAAGAACTGAACACACTGGGGCTGGGACTAGCCCAGCAATGGGACTGAGGGCCTGGGTGGCGGGGGCAGGTGAAGGGGGCAAGGCTTAAGTCCAGAAGGCAGTGACAGCTCCCAAACCAACAGACCCTAGAGCAGGAAGCCCCAGGGTCAGGGATGGGAGAAGCAAGATGGGTAAGCTCTCTAGTGGCTGCTGGGAGCCTTGAGTCCTAGAGCCTCCTGTCCCGTTCCCCTTTTCTTGCTTTCCTGGTATAGCCCCAAGCTCGGCCCACTTTTCCCTCTCCCCTGAAGCCTGCCTAAACACCACTACCCCTTGGGGAACCTTTACCCTAGAATGTCATCTTACCAAAGCTCCCTCCTCACCACCCACGCCTGGCACCCAAGCCTTTCCATGGCCCTGTTTTCCTGGGGAAGTGTCAGGGCCTAGATAGAGATGCTGGAGAGTCTCAGGGCCCAGCTACCCATTGTATGGTTCAGGCCTTCTCTCAGAAATGCTGCCAGAAGCCCATTGGTCTTCTTCCTCTATCCCAGCCTGGTCCTGGACAAGGGCGTGGGGTCAAGGGCCAAAGGAGCAGGGAAAGAGACCTGGTGGGCAGCTCTCTGTACAGAGGTCTCCGcctctctcccctcagcctccgcTGCCGCCGCTGCATCATCGTGGGCAATGGAGGCGTTCTTGCCAACAAGTCTCTGGGGTCACGAATTGACGACTATGACATTGTGGTGAGGTGAGCTCCCCAAAATGGCACCTCGGGTGAGTGTCGTGGCCCCAACCCTTAGTCCTGAGCCCATTGAGAACTGTCTGTCTGGCTAGTTGGGCTGGAGGTCAACGGAAGCCTCAAGAACTCTGGGTTGGAGGGCTTTGGAACAGACAACTAGCGGGGGCACCTGGGGAGAATAGGTCCAGGTGACCTGGACTCCCTATTCTCCATGCCTGGGATAGTCTGGGGTCATGGTGCCTTCCCAAACACAGGCCCAGGCTCTGAGTGGGCCTGCTCTCTGTAGACTGAATTCAGCACCAGTGAAAGGCTTTGAGAAGGACGTGGGCAGCAAAACGACACTGCGCATCACCTACCCCGAGGGCGCCATGCAGCGGCCTGAGCAGTACGAGCGCGATTCTCTCTTTGTCCTCGCCGGCTTCAAGTGGCAGGACTTTAAGTGGTTGAAATACATCGTCTACAAGGAGAGAGTGGTAAGCTCTCCTGGCACCAGCTTCTTCCCCTCTTGCCCTGGGCTTCCGCAACTCCTAAGCAATCCCGCCCCTTGAATGCAGCAAAGAACGAGTAAGAACCTTCAAAGGAAACATTAATGACCCAAAGCCGAAATCACCCAATGGCAACCAGGGGGcaaagaggtcaggagattgccCGGGTTACTGGCCAAACTCCAGGAGCCAATATGCCTGAAACCTGCTACCTGCTTCCAGGTGCCCAGGTGCAGATCCTTTCTCAGCCTTCTGTAGCCAGACCCCAGCAGCCCCAGGGGCCCTTCCCTGGCCTTAGATCTCCTGGCCAAGGGAagctctgtctctcaggccagCCTTCGTATCACTCCCAATCTTTCTACTTTCCTGCCCTGACCTTGTAGCTGCCTCCCTTGCACCCTCTTCTCCTCTGTAAGGTCTCTCTGGCTCTGGTCTTAGGGGTCCCTGCCCTCTTTCTCAGCCTGGGTTCTGCAGGGACAGCAGACCCCTCAACTTGAGAGTGCCAGCTCCCAAACTTAGAAGTCCTGGCCTGTTTCCACTTTGTACTTTTACCACTGACTTATAGTTGAATTCCCAACCTGCCACTGAGTCTGATCATTGGGAATGATCAGGTTCTACTGACTGTTCTAAGCAGGTAAGGGTCTGGGCCCATTTCTTTAGGGAGCTTATGTGGCAGAGTAAGGTCAACTGCTCTTTAGGAGACCACCACTGAGTTCCCTCCCGAGACCTCTACTTCCCAGCTCTGGGCCTACAGGGACATCCGTGAACTTGTCCAGGCCCACTCCCCCACAACCAGCTGTCACCAGCAGCCCCAGGGGTGGGGTACTGCAGAGCTCAGGCCATTCATCTTCTAATACCCAAGCCTCTTGCTAGAGGAGGATGGTGACAGACGGCCCTCTGCCTACAGTGAGAAGCTGATTGTTCTTTCCAGAGGTTTAGAGAAGAGTTGGGAGTGGGAACAGCTTCCTTTGCCTTTAGGGTCTCAGTGCAATTTGGTTTAACTCCACAGCTCTTTCCCAAGCAAGGCCAAGTACAGGCAGTGTCAAGTAGGTAGCAagcaagagagaagacagaagtcAGGTCCAGAAATTCAGGTAGGTGGGACAGTGGGGAAGGGGAATCCATTTCAGAACCAGACTGGATGAGACACCTGGGCTCCACAGTGTCCAGTCCACCTCCCCAAAGGGGAGGAAAGGGCCAGGCAGCAGAGTGATGATTTGGCCTTAGCCAGGCCCAACTTCAAGCAGGCCCACTGCCCACACAGACCAGGTAAATAACAGCGGTTCCAGGAGTACCCTACTGTTTTCAGAACCCTGGGGACTGAGACACTAGTGTTTTCAGAGTCCCTCTCTTTGCCTTGAGGGCAGTAGAATTAGGGTCACAGATAGACACTTTTAAGGGAGAATGGTAGGAAATAGAGTCTGTCCTGGTGAACCCCAGTGAGCCTAAGGGCTGCTGTCTCACTCTGGCCTTCTGCCATCCTCCTTTCACATCGTTTCCTCTGCCCATGGGCACCTGTCACAGCCTCCCTCAGGGCAAGAGCTCCTAAGGGGCAGAGCTTGATCCCATTGGTTTTTACCCTTCAGTGCTCAGTCACCATAAATGATCTGGAATTGGCTCAAACACCAGTTCCTACTTCCCACTGGACAGACTGGGAAAAGCCAGGCAGTTCAAATAAGGCCAGGCCAAAGGGGTGGGTCAGAGCCTGTCATGGGTGTTATCACATGTTCCTTCCAAGAACACCAATGTCAGTTAATTCAAGGTTCTTAAAATTCATCC
Protein-coding regions in this window:
- the ST3GAL3 gene encoding CMP-N-acetylneuraminate-beta-1,4-galactoside alpha-2,3-sialyltransferase isoform n (isoform n is encoded by transcript variant 14); the encoded protein is MGLLVFVRNLLLALCLFLVLGFLYYSAWKLHLLQWEEDSKYDRLGFLLNLDSKLFSKPAPMFLDDSFRKWARIREFVPPFGIKGQDNLIKAILSVTKEYRLTPALDSLRCRRCIIVGNGGVLANKSLGSRIDDYDIVVRLNSAPVKGFEKDVGSKTTLRITYPEGAMQRPEQYERDSLFVLAGFKWQDFKWLKYIVYKERVSWTHNIQREKEFLRKLVKARVITDLSSGI